A stretch of Persephonella sp. DNA encodes these proteins:
- the hemB gene encoding porphobilinogen synthase yields MAYPVHRLRRLRKNENIRRLVRENHISVDDLIYPLFIEEGENIKKEIPSMPGIYRWSLDRIDEELDQVSDLGIPAVLLFGIPQHKDQIGSETWNEEGIIQKAIRHIKENHPDLYVITDVCFCEYTEHGHCGVLHGHDVANDPTLENTKKQVVSHAQAGADMVAPSGMMDGVVKAIREALDEAGFTEIPVMAYSAKYASAYYGPFRDAADSAPAFGDRRTYQMDPANRREALREVSFDIEEGADIVMVKPALSYLDIISDIKREFKLPVAAYNVSGEYSMIKAAGKLGWIDENKVMMETVLSMKRAGADIIITYHAKEIAKILKGQT; encoded by the coding sequence ATGGCTTATCCGGTTCATAGATTGAGAAGGTTAAGAAAAAATGAAAACATAAGAAGGCTTGTTAGAGAAAACCACATATCTGTTGATGATCTTATATACCCTTTATTTATAGAGGAAGGAGAAAATATCAAAAAAGAGATACCATCTATGCCCGGTATATACAGATGGTCGTTAGACAGAATAGATGAGGAACTTGATCAGGTGTCTGATCTTGGTATACCTGCTGTTTTGCTTTTTGGAATTCCCCAGCACAAAGACCAGATAGGAAGTGAAACATGGAATGAAGAAGGGATAATACAAAAGGCTATAAGACATATAAAGGAAAACCACCCTGATCTGTATGTTATAACAGATGTATGTTTTTGCGAATATACTGAACATGGACACTGCGGTGTATTACACGGACATGATGTTGCAAACGACCCAACTCTTGAAAACACAAAAAAGCAGGTTGTTTCCCATGCACAGGCTGGTGCAGACATGGTTGCCCCTTCAGGTATGATGGACGGCGTTGTAAAAGCCATCAGGGAAGCCCTTGATGAGGCAGGTTTTACAGAGATACCTGTAATGGCTTACTCTGCAAAGTATGCATCAGCTTATTACGGACCTTTTAGAGACGCTGCAGATTCTGCTCCTGCGTTTGGGGACAGAAGGACATACCAGATGGATCCTGCAAACAGGAGGGAAGCGTTAAGGGAGGTTTCATTTGATATAGAAGAAGGGGCTGATATTGTTATGGTAAAACCAGCTCTATCCTACCTTGATATAATAAGCGACATAAAAAGAGAGTTTAAACTTCCTGTGGCAGCATATAATGTAAGCGGGGAGTACTCAATGATTAAAGCTGCTGGAAAATTAGGCTGGATTGACGAAAATAAAGTTATGATGGAAACTGTTCTTTCTATGAAAAGGGCAGGAGCAGACATAATAATTACTTACCATGCAAAAGAAATAGCAAAAATACTGAAAGGGCAGACATGA